One window from the genome of Oceanispirochaeta sp. M1 encodes:
- the ftsH gene encoding ATP-dependent zinc metalloprotease FtsH: MSNEPDDKKTNAQGNNNNDDWKKKLQEQFKPENMEKRIKDMKTGKGGKYRFSFWYFLLVIVVLAVLNFMFLKTPDEVIEFSVFKEKVENGDIKRVKMTPSFYYGMTYTADEYASQVMDSLTQRLNGSKTAQAEGNMFKTVPINDPTFVPLMESRDIEYYAEQEKRNYFLEILVSWVVPLLFLFLIWRLIFKKMGGGMGGSNVMSFGQNNSKIVAEEDLNTRFKDVAGCEESKDELVEVVDFLKNPDKYTAIGGKIPKGVLLVGPPGTGKTLMARAVAGEAEVTFFRMSGADFVEMFVGVGAARVRDLFKQAREKAPCIIFIDELDAIGKSRAGAMSTNDEREQTLNQLLVEMDGFDSTSGVIILAATNRPEVLDPALLRPGRFDRQVLVDKPDLLGREAILKIHSADVTLDPDLDLKEIAKATPGFVGADLANIVNEAALLAVRGGRNAVTHKDLDEAIEKTIAGLEKKNRLINPREREIVAYHETGHALVAAFTPDADPVQKISIVPRGMGALGYTLQTPTEDRFLMTQDELIGRIDILLGGRAAEEIVFNKISTGASNDIMKSTDIARNMITEYGMSGKFKNMALTKRNGSYLEGGGAVKEYSEQTQQYIDEEISRLMNERYKIVFDLLTKHRDLLEGVTDHLMDEEVISTEEFLALIEKNEKGTAELVSRKERDMKVSERAAEKGQKRNDAIIARNKARELAEMNEPPTVSSEHKTENPYTREVPLKMAGEKKKTIEDDKKDK, translated from the coding sequence ATGAGTAATGAACCTGATGATAAGAAAACGAATGCCCAGGGCAATAACAATAATGACGACTGGAAGAAAAAACTCCAGGAGCAATTTAAGCCTGAAAACATGGAAAAACGAATTAAAGATATGAAAACCGGAAAGGGTGGTAAATACCGCTTTTCCTTCTGGTATTTTCTCCTTGTAATAGTTGTTCTTGCAGTACTGAACTTCATGTTTCTCAAGACCCCCGATGAGGTTATTGAGTTTTCCGTATTTAAGGAAAAAGTAGAGAACGGTGATATTAAAAGGGTTAAGATGACCCCGTCTTTTTATTACGGTATGACCTATACGGCAGATGAATATGCCAGCCAGGTTATGGATTCTTTAACTCAGCGTCTGAATGGCAGTAAGACTGCCCAGGCTGAGGGAAACATGTTTAAAACTGTTCCCATTAATGATCCTACCTTTGTTCCTCTTATGGAGAGCCGGGATATTGAGTATTATGCAGAGCAGGAGAAAAGGAATTACTTCCTTGAAATTCTTGTAAGCTGGGTTGTTCCACTCCTCTTTCTCTTCTTGATATGGAGATTGATATTTAAAAAAATGGGCGGCGGAATGGGCGGCTCAAATGTTATGAGCTTTGGTCAAAACAATTCTAAAATAGTAGCCGAAGAGGATCTGAATACAAGATTTAAAGATGTTGCGGGTTGTGAGGAGTCTAAAGACGAACTTGTTGAAGTCGTGGATTTTCTCAAAAACCCAGATAAATATACCGCAATCGGAGGTAAAATTCCCAAGGGTGTACTCCTTGTAGGACCTCCGGGAACAGGTAAAACCCTGATGGCCAGAGCCGTTGCCGGTGAAGCCGAGGTTACCTTCTTCCGTATGAGTGGAGCCGACTTTGTCGAAATGTTTGTCGGTGTAGGTGCTGCCCGTGTACGTGATCTTTTTAAACAGGCCCGTGAAAAGGCTCCCTGTATCATCTTTATTGATGAGCTGGATGCAATAGGTAAGAGTCGTGCGGGTGCCATGAGTACCAACGATGAACGTGAACAGACATTGAACCAGTTGCTTGTTGAGATGGATGGTTTTGACTCTACATCAGGTGTTATTATCCTGGCAGCTACCAACAGACCCGAAGTTCTTGACCCTGCTCTTCTCAGACCCGGTCGTTTTGACAGACAGGTTCTTGTTGATAAACCCGACCTTTTGGGAAGAGAAGCAATTCTCAAGATTCACTCTGCAGATGTAACACTGGATCCTGATCTGGATTTGAAAGAAATAGCTAAGGCAACTCCGGGATTTGTAGGTGCAGACCTGGCAAATATCGTCAATGAAGCGGCCCTTCTGGCTGTAAGAGGCGGCAGAAATGCTGTTACTCATAAAGATCTGGATGAGGCTATAGAAAAGACTATTGCCGGTCTTGAAAAGAAAAACAGACTGATCAACCCCCGAGAAAGGGAAATCGTAGCATACCATGAAACAGGACATGCTCTTGTGGCTGCCTTTACCCCCGATGCGGACCCTGTTCAGAAAATTTCAATAGTTCCCCGCGGTATGGGTGCTTTGGGTTATACCCTGCAGACACCAACAGAAGACCGTTTTCTGATGACTCAGGATGAACTGATAGGAAGGATTGATATTCTTCTGGGAGGACGTGCCGCCGAAGAGATTGTATTTAACAAAATCTCCACTGGTGCTTCCAACGATATCATGAAGAGCACAGACATTGCCCGGAATATGATTACCGAATATGGTATGAGCGGTAAGTTTAAGAATATGGCCCTGACTAAACGTAACGGTTCCTATCTTGAAGGTGGTGGAGCAGTTAAGGAATATTCAGAGCAGACTCAGCAGTATATCGATGAGGAGATCTCCCGTTTGATGAATGAACGCTACAAGATAGTTTTTGATCTTCTGACTAAACACAGAGATCTTCTTGAGGGCGTTACTGATCATCTGATGGATGAAGAAGTGATTTCCACAGAAGAATTCCTTGCCCTTATCGAGAAAAATGAGAAGGGTACCGCCGAGTTGGTCAGCCGTAAAGAAAGAGACATGAAGGTCTCGGAAAGAGCTGCTGAAAAGGGACAGAAAAGGAATGATGCAATCATTGCTAGAAACAAGGCCCGTGAACTGGCTGAAATGAATGAGCCACCCACGGTAAGCTCTGAGCACAAAACCGAAAATCCCTATACCCGTGAGGTTCCTCTCAAGATGGCTGGAGAAAAAAAGAAAACAATAGAGGATGATAAAAAAGATAAATAA
- the topA gene encoding type I DNA topoisomerase — protein MAATKKLLIVESPAKAKTIKKILGKDFTVKASVGHIRDLSSSGRGKKALGIDIEHDYKPDYIIIKGKEKTVKELQDAAAKADEIYLAPDPDREGEAIAWHLKEALNLSDEEAHRVTYSSITKSAVLKALENPHKIDMDRVNAQQGRRVLDRLVGFSLSPFLWKKVAKNLSAGRVQSVAVRIVVEREREIKAFIPEEFWKIKALVSPPESKKDQFEAALVRWQGKKFELGNPDASNEASSAVVAEHIKSNDLSILKIETREAKGRPSPPYITSTLQQGASTYLGFGTTKTMSVAQKLYEGMEIEGETQGLITYMRTDSIRIAPEAMEDVRNYIANNFDPEFLPEKPQEYSSKKNAQDAHEAIRPSSTELTPERVKPYLTREQYRLYELIWRRFVASQMPPARFDITTVTIGAGEAELEAKGRIVRFPGHTVLIPDSDKKEDNKYQNLPDVKADEPLDMDKLDVTQNFTKPPSRFSEASLVKALEKEGIGRPSTYAPIIRTINDRGYVRLESRAFHATELGMAVVDILIGNFEDIMELQFTANMESSLDEVEQGKANWVELVDNFYKPFEAKLEKAMTDAAPLKGRPWDGDEKCPLCESPLVLRYSVNGAFLGCSTYPECKGLIPMPGENEQDENAEPAEIVPCPECGSNMILKKSRFGKEFLACSKYPECKTTMSVDKEGKPVELPKIKRDCDLCGKPMEVKMGRRGPFLACSGYPDCKNTMPIDKDGKVIILPKVEGEVCEKCGKPMEVKMGRRGPFLACTGYPKCRNAKPLPGEEDKSAAGAEKAAPAKKAPAKKATAKKAPAKKAPAKKAPAKKAPAKKAPAKKATAKKAPAKKKSEEDKSSEKE, from the coding sequence TTGGCAGCTACAAAGAAGCTTTTGATCGTGGAAAGTCCCGCAAAAGCAAAAACAATAAAGAAAATTCTCGGCAAAGATTTCACAGTCAAGGCCTCTGTCGGACACATCCGCGACCTGAGCAGCAGCGGCCGTGGAAAGAAGGCTTTGGGAATTGATATAGAACATGATTACAAACCCGATTACATCATTATCAAGGGTAAGGAAAAGACAGTTAAGGAACTGCAGGATGCTGCAGCCAAGGCTGACGAAATCTATCTGGCACCTGACCCCGACCGTGAGGGAGAGGCAATTGCCTGGCATCTCAAGGAAGCTCTGAATCTTAGTGATGAAGAAGCTCACCGGGTTACCTATTCATCAATTACCAAGAGTGCCGTACTCAAGGCTCTTGAGAATCCTCATAAGATCGATATGGACCGTGTAAACGCACAGCAGGGACGGCGTGTCCTGGACCGTCTTGTAGGTTTCAGCCTCTCTCCCTTCCTCTGGAAGAAAGTCGCAAAGAACCTCAGTGCGGGTCGTGTTCAGTCTGTTGCTGTACGTATCGTCGTAGAGCGGGAGAGAGAGATCAAGGCCTTTATTCCCGAAGAGTTCTGGAAAATCAAGGCTCTGGTTTCCCCACCTGAATCAAAAAAGGATCAGTTTGAAGCAGCCCTTGTCCGCTGGCAGGGTAAAAAATTCGAACTGGGAAATCCTGACGCCTCAAATGAGGCTTCTTCTGCAGTAGTTGCAGAGCATATTAAAAGCAATGATCTCAGCATTCTGAAAATTGAGACCAGGGAAGCCAAAGGCCGTCCCAGTCCTCCCTATATCACTTCCACTCTGCAGCAGGGTGCGAGCACATACCTTGGATTCGGTACCACAAAGACCATGTCTGTGGCTCAGAAACTTTATGAAGGTATGGAGATTGAAGGTGAGACACAGGGTCTTATCACCTATATGAGAACCGACTCTATAAGAATTGCCCCCGAGGCCATGGAAGATGTCCGGAATTATATAGCAAATAATTTTGATCCCGAATTTCTGCCTGAAAAGCCTCAGGAATACAGTTCTAAAAAAAATGCACAGGATGCGCATGAAGCTATCCGTCCCAGTTCAACAGAACTGACACCGGAAAGGGTTAAACCCTATCTTACCCGTGAACAGTATCGTCTTTATGAACTGATCTGGCGCCGCTTTGTAGCTTCCCAGATGCCCCCCGCACGCTTTGATATCACAACAGTGACCATCGGAGCAGGAGAGGCCGAACTGGAAGCCAAGGGTAGAATAGTCCGTTTTCCCGGACACACAGTTCTTATTCCCGACAGCGACAAGAAAGAAGACAATAAGTATCAGAATCTTCCTGATGTTAAGGCCGATGAACCTCTTGATATGGATAAACTGGATGTTACCCAGAACTTCACAAAGCCGCCGTCACGTTTTTCCGAGGCCAGTCTGGTCAAGGCTCTTGAGAAGGAAGGAATCGGACGTCCGTCAACATATGCTCCTATTATCAGGACCATCAATGACAGAGGTTATGTCCGTCTGGAAAGCAGGGCCTTCCATGCTACGGAGCTGGGAATGGCGGTTGTCGATATTCTGATCGGTAACTTTGAAGACATTATGGAGCTTCAGTTTACTGCCAATATGGAGAGCAGTCTGGATGAAGTGGAGCAGGGTAAGGCCAACTGGGTCGAACTTGTGGATAATTTCTACAAGCCCTTTGAAGCCAAGCTTGAAAAAGCCATGACAGATGCAGCACCCCTCAAAGGACGCCCCTGGGATGGAGATGAGAAATGTCCTCTCTGTGAAAGTCCTCTGGTATTGCGTTACTCTGTTAACGGTGCTTTCCTGGGTTGTTCCACCTATCCCGAGTGTAAGGGTCTGATACCTATGCCCGGTGAAAATGAACAAGATGAAAACGCCGAACCCGCAGAAATTGTCCCCTGCCCTGAATGCGGCAGCAATATGATTCTGAAGAAGTCCCGCTTCGGCAAGGAATTCCTGGCCTGTTCCAAATATCCTGAATGCAAGACAACCATGTCTGTAGATAAGGAAGGAAAGCCCGTTGAACTGCCCAAGATAAAAAGAGACTGTGATCTCTGCGGTAAGCCAATGGAAGTTAAAATGGGACGTAGAGGGCCTTTTCTGGCTTGTTCCGGCTATCCTGATTGTAAAAATACCATGCCCATCGACAAGGACGGTAAAGTTATCATCCTTCCCAAGGTTGAAGGTGAAGTCTGTGAGAAGTGCGGTAAGCCCATGGAAGTAAAGATGGGACGCCGTGGTCCCTTCCTGGCCTGTACTGGTTACCCGAAATGCCGGAATGCAAAACCTCTTCCTGGAGAAGAGGATAAGAGTGCCGCGGGTGCCGAAAAGGCTGCTCCGGCGAAGAAAGCTCCAGCTAAAAAAGCCACAGCCAAGAAAGCTCCGGCTAAAAAGGCTCCAGCCAAGAAAGCTCCGGCTAAGAAAGCTCCGGCTAAAAAGGCTCCAGCTAAGAAAGCCACAGCCAAAAAGGCTCCGGCAAAGAAGAAATCAGAGGAAGATAAATCTTCTGAAAAAGAATAA
- a CDS encoding NAD(P)/FAD-dependent oxidoreductase, with protein MGKTELNINISTDYKEEDLDRQIRLKLRINNLQYRIIKKSLDSRRKDRIHWQIRVLAESPEIKESPPSGTTAASALEIPKVPGSPEVVIAGSGPAGIFPALFLQKAGFKVTILERGKNVDDRAADIEKLEKEALFTENSNYSFGEGGAGTFSDGKLTSRSKHIKKERRYILEEFVRHGAPEEILYLAHPHIGSDRLLPVARSMRRELEKLGGKIEFDSSVKDLDIKDGRVRAVITDNGSLEADYFILATGHSALDTFRMLINRGVPYISKNFALGFRMEHSQESINRIQWGCPSLEGVKAAEYRLTSGKADLPVYSFCMCPGGKVVPAATFSNTNIVNGMSYYDRSGAFANAALVAGVPPRLINENEPDAAQSLNWLEALEQKFYRESSGYKAPSMTIKDFLKGESGSKLLPTSYEPGLLPADLGKLLPSPVTNALRLGLEDICHRMPGWEEGQLIGLESKTSSPVQVLRNRDSGLCDGFENLFICGEASGWSGGIISSASDGLKTALSISCSLI; from the coding sequence ATGGGCAAAACAGAACTTAATATCAATATTTCCACCGATTACAAAGAAGAGGATCTTGACCGGCAGATCCGCCTTAAACTCCGCATTAATAATCTGCAATACAGAATTATAAAGAAGAGCCTGGACAGCCGCAGAAAAGACCGGATTCACTGGCAGATCAGAGTACTGGCTGAATCTCCTGAGATAAAAGAGAGCCCTCCATCAGGGACTACCGCAGCTTCAGCTCTGGAGATTCCAAAAGTACCTGGAAGTCCAGAAGTTGTTATTGCCGGTTCGGGTCCTGCGGGGATATTCCCGGCCCTCTTTCTGCAAAAGGCGGGCTTTAAAGTAACAATCCTTGAGAGGGGAAAAAACGTAGATGATCGTGCTGCAGATATCGAAAAGCTTGAAAAAGAGGCTCTTTTTACTGAAAACAGCAATTACAGCTTCGGTGAAGGGGGTGCAGGAACCTTTTCTGACGGTAAGCTCACCTCCCGAAGCAAACATATAAAGAAGGAGCGCCGTTATATTCTGGAGGAGTTTGTCCGCCACGGTGCCCCGGAAGAAATTCTATACCTGGCACATCCTCATATTGGAAGTGACAGACTTCTCCCGGTTGCCCGCAGTATGCGGCGTGAGCTGGAAAAGCTTGGGGGAAAGATCGAGTTCGACTCGTCAGTGAAAGATCTGGATATTAAGGACGGGAGAGTCAGAGCTGTCATTACTGATAACGGCAGTCTTGAGGCAGATTATTTTATTCTGGCCACGGGACATTCGGCATTGGATACATTCAGAATGCTAATTAACAGAGGAGTTCCTTATATATCAAAAAACTTTGCTCTGGGATTCCGGATGGAACACAGCCAGGAGAGTATTAACCGGATTCAGTGGGGCTGCCCCTCCCTTGAGGGCGTCAAAGCCGCCGAATACAGACTGACCTCGGGAAAGGCTGATCTTCCTGTATACAGCTTCTGCATGTGTCCAGGTGGAAAAGTGGTACCTGCAGCCACCTTTTCGAACACTAATATTGTTAACGGGATGAGCTATTACGACAGAAGCGGTGCCTTTGCCAATGCCGCCCTGGTTGCGGGAGTTCCGCCCCGGCTGATAAATGAGAATGAACCCGATGCTGCACAGAGTCTGAACTGGCTGGAGGCTCTGGAACAGAAATTTTATAGAGAGAGCAGTGGCTACAAGGCTCCATCCATGACAATAAAGGATTTTCTAAAAGGAGAATCCGGTTCGAAACTTCTCCCCACTTCCTATGAGCCGGGACTGTTGCCCGCTGATCTTGGAAAACTCCTTCCCTCCCCTGTAACAAATGCTCTGCGTCTTGGACTGGAGGATATCTGCCACCGGATGCCCGGTTGGGAGGAAGGACAACTCATAGGCCTCGAGAGTAAGACGTCCAGCCCTGTTCAGGTTCTTCGGAACAGAGACAGCGGTCTATGCGATGGTTTTGAGAATCTTTTTATTTGCGGAGAAGCCTCAGGATGGAGCGGCGGGATCATCAGTTCGGCCTCTGACGGGCTGAAAACAGCCCTTAGTATCAGCTGTTCACTGATTTAG